A portion of the Calothrix sp. 336/3 genome contains these proteins:
- a CDS encoding TetR/AcrR family transcriptional regulator, which yields MRVFNSPPPSEAQTRSRILQAAQRLFASQGFDGTTTRDLAQAAGVAEGTLFRHFANKKAILVEVATAGWVEILTDLLTELSEMGSYKAVAQVMRRRMWNMQKNADLMRVCFMEAQFHPDLRDRIQSEVIGKMTDVAEAFFQTAMDKGVYRKMDANLVAKVFLGMFAIAGFSDNTLVNANASPQDIQHMAEGLADIFLNGVLENK from the coding sequence ATGCGAGTTTTTAATTCTCCTCCACCTTCCGAGGCACAAACACGTAGTCGTATTTTACAGGCGGCACAGCGTTTATTTGCCTCCCAAGGCTTTGATGGTACAACAACCCGTGATTTAGCACAGGCAGCAGGTGTAGCAGAAGGTACACTCTTCCGTCATTTTGCCAATAAAAAGGCGATTTTGGTAGAGGTAGCAACTGCTGGGTGGGTAGAAATTCTCACAGACTTGCTGACAGAGTTGAGTGAGATGGGTAGCTATAAAGCTGTGGCTCAGGTGATGCGTCGCAGAATGTGGAATATGCAGAAAAATGCCGATTTGATGCGAGTCTGCTTTATGGAAGCACAGTTTCACCCTGATTTGCGCGATCGCATTCAGTCAGAGGTAATTGGGAAAATGACAGATGTGGCGGAAGCTTTCTTCCAAACAGCTATGGATAAAGGAGTTTACCGCAAAATGGATGCGAATCTCGTTGCCAAAGTTTTCTTGGGAATGTTTGCGATCGCGGGTTTTTCTGACAACACCTTGGTAAATGCTAATGCTTCTCCTCAAGATATTCAGCACATGGCGGAAGGGCTGGCTGATATCTTTTTAAATGGGGTATTAGAAAATAAATAA
- the infB gene encoding translation initiation factor IF-2, producing MNNAKVRIYELSKELNLDNKELLAICDQLNIAVKSHSSTITESEAELIRAEAEKLGTMNRPRKDHTANSHKPNSSQPGGRNRPAAPNKQQILEIRKPTVLKSPNSSAPEASSVTNNPLASSEASLSSPPRPLATPVSPMKPTAPTRPVPRNLSETPEKPPVTDADQTATANNNPPVAKTPKPEVTASGKPNRSEKPQKPQLSAPPARPLTETEQEQEQPQQPLASATLSVSEKPILKRDRDQREQPKGKGNKPNPGELPSGAPPQKPVRSSAGAPTKSEGRVSRPAPVGGGDVQRPSRPGRPQPASASAPIAMSPRPVLVAPVRPEATTSVPDDDDTPDTEVIELKRPTPPRLAKGGKKWQEEEIDELKDKAAKAAPKGKRLKPIVDDFEDEDFLDDEDDDAPSITQVSNAIVRPPKPKAAKPSQPIMASAPTTRKKPSAPRDKNNRHNNNNRESTEQKRERPEVLMVTGPMTVQELADGLVIADTEIVKILFIKGLAVSITHNLDIPTITMVAKELEVEVETQEPEAEARKVTEMIDVADLEYLHRRPPVVTIMGHVDHGKTTLLDSIRKTKVAAGEAGGITQHIGAYHVDIEHGGKEQQIVFLDTPGHEAFTAMRARGARVTDIAILVVAADDGVRPQTVEAISHAQAAGVPIVVAINKIDKESAQPDRVKQELTQYGLTPEEWGGDTIMVPVSAIRGENLDTLLEMILLVAEVAELSANPDRLARGTVIEAHLDKAKGAVATLLIQNGTLHVGDLLVAGPVFGKVRAMVDDRGKRVDVASPSFAVEVLGLSDVPAAGDEFEVFAVEKEARNLAAKRAEKQRQSRLMQGRVTLTSISAQAQEGELKELNLILKSDVQGSLEAIVGALRQIPQNEVQIRMLLSAAGEITQTDIDLAAASGAVIIGFNTTYASGARSAADEAGVDVREYDIIYKLLEDIQGALEGLLEPELVEEPLGQAEVRAVFPVGRGAVAGCYVQNGKLLRNCRIRVRRGGKVLYEGGLDSLKRMKEDSKEVNTGFECGVGVDRFNDWVEGDIIEAFQMVTKRRSLTLTR from the coding sequence ATGAACAACGCCAAAGTAAGAATCTACGAATTATCAAAGGAATTGAATTTGGATAACAAAGAGCTATTAGCAATTTGCGACCAGCTCAACATCGCGGTCAAAAGTCATAGCAGCACGATTACAGAATCCGAAGCGGAACTGATTCGTGCCGAAGCCGAAAAACTCGGAACCATGAATCGACCCAGAAAGGATCATACTGCCAACAGTCATAAACCAAATTCATCTCAACCTGGCGGACGCAATCGACCTGCTGCACCTAACAAACAACAAATTTTGGAAATACGTAAACCTACAGTATTGAAAAGTCCTAATTCGAGCGCCCCAGAGGCGTCATCTGTTACTAATAACCCACTTGCTTCTTCTGAGGCTTCCCTTTCTTCTCCACCTCGCCCCCTCGCAACTCCTGTCTCACCCATGAAGCCCACGGCTCCTACTCGACCTGTTCCCCGGAATTTGTCTGAGACCCCGGAAAAACCTCCCGTAACAGACGCAGACCAGACAGCCACAGCTAACAACAACCCACCTGTGGCAAAAACACCCAAGCCTGAAGTGACTGCATCCGGAAAACCTAATCGCTCAGAAAAGCCACAGAAGCCCCAACTGTCGGCTCCACCAGCGCGTCCTCTGACAGAAACAGAGCAAGAACAAGAGCAACCACAACAACCTCTTGCCTCTGCGACCTTGAGTGTGTCCGAAAAACCGATTCTCAAGCGCGATCGCGACCAACGAGAGCAACCCAAAGGTAAAGGAAATAAACCAAATCCCGGAGAACTCCCATCAGGTGCACCGCCACAAAAACCTGTACGTTCCTCCGCAGGGGCGCCCACAAAATCAGAAGGCAGAGTCAGTAGACCTGCACCAGTGGGCGGTGGTGATGTCCAACGTCCTTCTCGACCAGGGCGACCCCAGCCGGCATCAGCCTCTGCGCCCATCGCCATGTCACCCAGACCTGTTCTGGTTGCACCAGTGCGACCCGAAGCCACCACTTCTGTGCCTGATGATGATGACACTCCAGATACGGAAGTCATTGAACTTAAACGTCCAACTCCACCCCGTCTGGCAAAAGGTGGTAAAAAGTGGCAAGAGGAAGAAATTGACGAACTCAAAGATAAGGCTGCGAAGGCTGCACCTAAAGGTAAGCGACTCAAGCCCATCGTCGATGACTTTGAAGATGAAGATTTCCTTGATGATGAGGACGATGATGCGCCCAGTATCACCCAGGTCAGTAACGCGATCGTCAGACCACCTAAACCCAAGGCAGCTAAACCTAGTCAGCCAATAATGGCATCAGCCCCCACGACTAGGAAAAAGCCCAGTGCTCCCCGTGACAAAAATAATCGGCATAACAACAATAATCGAGAAAGCACGGAACAAAAACGGGAGCGTCCAGAAGTTCTCATGGTTACAGGTCCGATGACCGTACAAGAACTAGCTGATGGTCTAGTAATCGCTGATACGGAAATTGTCAAAATCCTCTTCATCAAGGGTTTAGCGGTAAGTATTACCCACAATTTAGATATTCCCACCATTACAATGGTGGCAAAAGAGCTAGAGGTGGAAGTCGAGACCCAAGAGCCAGAAGCTGAAGCTCGTAAAGTCACGGAAATGATTGACGTTGCTGACCTAGAATATCTGCATCGTCGTCCCCCAGTAGTGACAATCATGGGTCACGTAGACCACGGGAAAACTACCCTTCTCGACTCCATCCGCAAAACTAAAGTCGCAGCCGGGGAAGCAGGTGGTATTACCCAACACATTGGTGCTTACCACGTAGATATCGAGCATGGTGGCAAGGAACAGCAGATTGTCTTCCTCGATACTCCCGGTCACGAAGCTTTCACCGCTATGCGGGCACGAGGCGCGCGGGTGACAGACATTGCCATTCTTGTAGTTGCGGCTGATGACGGTGTGCGTCCTCAAACCGTCGAAGCAATCAGCCACGCCCAAGCCGCAGGAGTGCCGATTGTTGTGGCTATCAACAAAATTGATAAGGAATCAGCCCAACCAGATCGAGTCAAACAGGAATTAACTCAATACGGCTTAACCCCAGAGGAATGGGGTGGCGATACCATCATGGTTCCAGTCAGTGCTATTCGGGGTGAAAACCTTGATACCTTGCTGGAAATGATTCTCTTAGTGGCAGAAGTTGCTGAACTCTCAGCGAACCCAGACCGTTTAGCCAGAGGTACAGTCATTGAAGCTCACCTTGACAAGGCTAAAGGTGCTGTGGCAACCCTGTTAATTCAGAATGGGACACTGCACGTTGGCGATTTGTTAGTGGCAGGACCAGTTTTTGGTAAGGTTCGTGCCATGGTTGACGATCGCGGTAAACGAGTTGATGTTGCCTCCCCATCCTTTGCCGTGGAAGTCCTTGGTTTAAGTGATGTCCCAGCAGCCGGAGATGAATTTGAGGTGTTTGCTGTCGAGAAAGAAGCCAGAAACTTGGCAGCCAAACGTGCTGAGAAGCAACGCCAATCTCGCTTGATGCAAGGACGTGTCACCCTCACAAGTATTTCTGCTCAAGCTCAGGAAGGCGAGTTGAAAGAACTCAACTTAATCCTCAAGTCAGACGTACAAGGTTCCCTAGAAGCAATCGTGGGTGCATTGAGGCAAATTCCCCAAAACGAAGTACAAATTCGTATGCTGCTCTCTGCTGCTGGTGAAATTACTCAAACTGACATTGACTTAGCTGCGGCAAGTGGTGCGGTAATTATCGGTTTCAATACCACCTACGCCAGTGGAGCCAGATCTGCCGCCGACGAGGCAGGGGTAGATGTTCGAGAGTACGATATCATCTACAAACTCTTAGAAGATATTCAAGGTGCTTTAGAAGGTCTCTTAGAGCCAGAATTGGTGGAAGAACCCCTGGGACAAGCCGAAGTTCGTGCTGTCTTCCCTGTCGGACGCGGAGCAGTGGCTGGTTGCTATGTCCAAAATGGCAAACTGCTGCGTAACTGTCGGATTCGAGTTCGCCGTGGTGGTAAAGTCCTCTACGAAGGTGGACTAGATTCCCTGAAACGGATGAAGGAAGATTCCAAGGAAGTCAACACTGGCTTTGAGTGCGGTGTTGGTGTCGATAGGTTCAATGATTGGGTAGAAGGCGATATTATTGAAGCCTTCCAAATGGTGACAAAACGCCGGAGCCTGACTTTGACAAGGTAA
- a CDS encoding peptidylprolyl isomerase, producing MTDGAGILIEPEEIINFLKSKFYFRGIHQEIIIQKLIQQTAQAEKIIVTTEEIELEAEKQRREKGLEKVQDTLDWLDRELIHPSDWENSIYHQILAEKLAHILFASEVEKFFVQNRQDFEQVRLYEILLQDAKLAQELYYQLVEKEISFYEAAHIYEIDELRKYQCGYVGKVYRWQLAPELATVVFNALPTHIIEPIKTTAGYHLLMVEEFLNAELTPQRYQEILNHLFQQWLKQELGN from the coding sequence ATGACGGATGGTGCGGGAATCTTAATTGAACCAGAGGAAATTATTAACTTTCTCAAAAGTAAATTTTATTTTCGAGGAATACATCAAGAGATTATTATTCAAAAGTTAATTCAGCAAACAGCTCAAGCAGAAAAAATCATCGTTACTACAGAAGAAATAGAACTAGAAGCAGAAAAGCAACGACGGGAAAAAGGTTTAGAAAAAGTCCAAGACACCTTAGATTGGTTAGATAGGGAATTAATTCACCCCAGTGATTGGGAAAATAGCATTTATCATCAGATTTTGGCTGAGAAATTAGCACATATCCTATTTGCTTCAGAGGTTGAAAAGTTTTTTGTCCAAAATCGGCAGGATTTTGAGCAAGTAAGGCTTTACGAAATACTGCTTCAAGATGCCAAGCTAGCACAAGAACTTTACTATCAATTAGTCGAAAAAGAAATTAGTTTCTATGAAGCTGCCCATATTTATGAAATCGATGAGTTGAGAAAGTATCAATGTGGATATGTGGGTAAAGTATATCGATGGCAACTTGCTCCAGAGCTAGCAACAGTTGTATTTAATGCACTACCCACACATATTATTGAACCAATCAAAACAACAGCAGGTTATCATTTATTGATGGTGGAAGAATTCTTAAATGCAGAATTAACACCTCAACGATACCAAGAAATTCTCAATCACTTATTTCAGCAATGGTTAAAACAGGAACTTGGGAATTAG
- a CDS encoding pitrilysin family protein, which translates to MLQKKSLIYSLLLCFALVCSTFNFSWAASAAKYYTDIKYPPLPEVKLPKYERYTLKNGMVVYLVENHELPVIGGTMMIRTGDRLEPGEKVGLAQAVGEVMRSGGTTKHTADELNEILEQKAATVETGMGEGVGSAGFESLTEDAETVFNLFAEVLREPAFTQDKIELFKTQQRGGIARRNDDPDDIAGREFQKLIYGKDSPYARTTEYATLNQINREDLLKFYRQYYYPNNMILGIAGDFQPQKMKALINAKFGDWQANPQLQKPQLPEVSQAQKGGVFFINQPELTQSSILIGHLGGLLNSPDYAALDVMNGVMNGFGGRLFNEVRSRQGLAYSVYGYWSPRFDYPGVYIAGGQTRSSATVQFVKAIQAEIKRLQTEPVGEKELAFAKESTLNSFVFNFEDTGEILSRLMRYEYYGYPSDFLFRYQKAVANTTVADVQRVAKKYLQPDKMVTLVVGNQKDINPPLTQLASQVTPIDVTIPQPTASQTKN; encoded by the coding sequence ATGTTGCAGAAAAAAAGTTTGATTTATTCCTTACTGCTGTGTTTTGCCCTTGTCTGTTCTACTTTCAATTTTTCTTGGGCAGCATCGGCAGCAAAGTATTATACCGATATCAAATACCCGCCTTTGCCAGAGGTGAAATTACCGAAATATGAGCGGTACACCCTGAAAAATGGCATGGTTGTCTATTTGGTAGAAAATCATGAATTGCCTGTGATTGGTGGCACCATGATGATTCGGACTGGCGATCGCCTCGAACCTGGGGAAAAAGTAGGTTTAGCCCAAGCTGTGGGAGAGGTGATGCGTAGTGGTGGCACTACCAAGCATACGGCAGATGAATTAAATGAGATTCTAGAGCAAAAAGCTGCCACAGTGGAAACTGGGATGGGTGAAGGTGTCGGTAGTGCTGGTTTTGAATCTCTCACAGAAGATGCAGAAACGGTATTTAATTTATTTGCCGAGGTGTTGCGCGAACCAGCTTTCACCCAAGATAAAATTGAGTTATTTAAAACCCAGCAACGGGGTGGTATTGCTCGTCGCAATGATGATCCCGATGATATTGCTGGTAGGGAATTTCAAAAGTTAATTTACGGCAAAGATAGCCCCTACGCACGCACAACAGAATATGCAACCCTGAATCAGATTAATCGTGAGGATTTACTGAAATTCTATCGGCAATATTACTATCCCAATAATATGATTTTGGGGATTGCCGGAGATTTTCAACCTCAAAAAATGAAGGCTTTAATTAATGCTAAATTTGGTGATTGGCAAGCTAATCCCCAACTCCAGAAACCACAACTACCCGAAGTTTCCCAAGCACAGAAAGGGGGAGTCTTCTTTATCAATCAACCAGAATTAACCCAAAGTAGTATTCTAATTGGACATTTGGGTGGATTATTAAATAGCCCTGACTATGCAGCTTTAGATGTGATGAATGGGGTAATGAATGGGTTTGGTGGACGTTTATTTAATGAAGTGCGATCGCGCCAAGGTTTAGCCTATTCTGTCTATGGTTATTGGAGTCCCCGTTTTGATTATCCAGGGGTGTACATTGCCGGGGGGCAAACCCGCTCATCAGCAACGGTACAGTTTGTTAAGGCAATTCAAGCCGAAATCAAACGCTTGCAAACTGAACCTGTAGGTGAGAAGGAATTAGCTTTTGCTAAGGAGTCAACCCTCAATTCCTTTGTTTTCAATTTTGAAGATACGGGGGAAATTCTCTCTCGGTTAATGCGCTATGAATATTACGGCTATCCTAGCGATTTCCTTTTCCGTTATCAAAAAGCAGTTGCTAATACCACCGTCGCAGATGTGCAAAGGGTGGCGAAAAAGTATCTACAACCAGACAAAATGGTGACTTTAGTTGTTGGTAATCAAAAGGATATTAATCCACCCCTGACGCAACTAGCTAGCCAGGTGACACCAATTGATGTTACGATTCCCCAACCAACTGCTTCTCAAACAAAGAATTAA
- a CDS encoding pitrilysin family protein, with the protein MKTKINRLVTTLLLALTLWWGFSPTVAFAQTAAPPQKTSIQPYLDQVVKNLTEFRLANGMKFIVLERHQAPVVSFLTYADVGGIDEPVGKTGVAHFLEHLAFKGTSRIGTKDYKQEKPLLERLDQLASQIKAAKAAGKKPELAKLEAEFQQIEAKAATISIQNELGRIVEQAGGVGLNANTSTEATRYFYSFPANKLELWMSLESDRFLDPVFREFYKEKQVILEERRMRVENSPIGLMVEKFTDAAFKVHPYRRPVIGYDEDIRNLTTEDVRKFFASYYAPSNLTIAVVGDVNPQQVKQLAETYFGRYKSRSKTVSKISPEPKQTAPREITLQLASQPWYLEGYHRPAVTHPDNAVYEVIGRLLSDGRTSRLYKSLVEKQQLALSAQGFSGFPGDKYPNLMLFYALTAPGKTVEQVAVALRQEIERLKTEAVAVKDLERVKTNIKAELIKSLNSNSGMAQQLLEYEIKTGSWRNLFKQLDLIAAVKPADIQRVAQATFVPENRTVGKLISKK; encoded by the coding sequence ATGAAAACCAAAATCAATCGACTTGTCACCACGCTACTGTTAGCACTCACTCTCTGGTGGGGATTTTCTCCTACCGTGGCTTTTGCCCAAACAGCAGCACCTCCTCAAAAGACTTCGATTCAACCCTATCTCGATCAGGTAGTTAAAAATCTCACAGAATTTCGTCTTGCCAACGGCATGAAGTTTATTGTTTTAGAACGTCATCAAGCACCAGTTGTTTCTTTTCTTACCTATGCTGATGTCGGTGGAATAGATGAGCCAGTAGGAAAAACGGGAGTGGCGCACTTTCTGGAACATTTAGCTTTCAAAGGAACCAGCAGGATTGGTACAAAAGATTACAAGCAGGAAAAACCACTCCTAGAGCGTTTAGATCAGTTAGCAAGCCAAATTAAAGCCGCGAAAGCTGCGGGAAAAAAACCAGAACTAGCCAAACTGGAAGCAGAATTCCAACAAATCGAGGCAAAAGCAGCGACAATTTCTATCCAAAATGAATTGGGGCGGATTGTAGAGCAAGCTGGAGGTGTGGGTTTAAATGCGAATACTTCCACAGAAGCAACTCGTTATTTTTATAGCTTTCCCGCAAATAAGTTGGAATTATGGATGTCCTTAGAATCTGATAGATTTCTCGATCCAGTTTTCCGAGAATTTTATAAAGAAAAGCAGGTGATTTTAGAAGAAAGACGGATGCGAGTCGAAAATTCTCCCATTGGTTTGATGGTAGAAAAATTTACAGATGCTGCTTTCAAGGTGCATCCCTATCGCCGTCCAGTTATTGGTTACGATGAGGATATCCGTAATCTGACTACTGAGGATGTCAGAAAATTCTTTGCCAGTTACTACGCACCCAGTAATCTCACGATCGCCGTTGTCGGAGATGTCAACCCCCAGCAGGTAAAACAACTGGCAGAAACCTATTTCGGACGTTATAAATCCCGCAGTAAAACTGTCAGCAAAATTTCTCCCGAACCGAAGCAAACCGCACCCAGGGAAATCACTCTTCAACTAGCATCCCAACCCTGGTATTTAGAAGGCTACCATCGTCCAGCAGTCACCCATCCAGATAATGCAGTTTATGAGGTAATTGGTAGATTACTGAGCGATGGACGCACATCCCGCTTGTATAAATCCTTAGTAGAAAAACAACAATTAGCCCTATCAGCCCAAGGATTTAGTGGTTTTCCTGGGGATAAATACCCAAACTTAATGTTATTTTATGCCCTGACTGCTCCAGGTAAAACTGTTGAACAAGTGGCAGTAGCTTTGCGTCAAGAAATCGAGCGTTTAAAAACAGAAGCTGTAGCGGTGAAGGATTTAGAGCGAGTTAAAACTAATATCAAAGCGGAACTGATTAAATCCCTCAATTCTAATTCTGGTATGGCACAACAGTTACTAGAATATGAAATTAAAACAGGCTCCTGGCGCAATTTATTTAAACAATTAGATTTGATTGCCGCAGTCAAACCAGCAGATATTCAAAGAGTTGCCCAAGCAACATTTGTTCCGGAAAATCGTACCGTCGGAAAGTTGATTTCCAAAAAATAA
- a CDS encoding DUF4332 domain-containing protein, whose protein sequence is MSPKKQIRVRTISACSWSIEQLPGLSTEEQVNLKDCGILTTLVLLQQTRTTQARIALAGKLQIHLQHINKWVALADLARIPSVGTQYCGLLLHTGIISTGQLAEMPIHRLQRQIMRLQVATMQRRDLCPPVELIQRWSQEAKVIGG, encoded by the coding sequence ATGTCTCCTAAAAAGCAAATCAGGGTGAGAACTATCTCAGCCTGTAGTTGGTCAATAGAGCAATTACCAGGATTAAGTACAGAAGAACAAGTCAATCTCAAAGATTGCGGTATTCTCACAACCCTGGTTTTATTACAACAAACCAGAACCACACAAGCACGAATCGCTTTAGCAGGTAAACTACAAATTCATTTGCAGCATATCAATAAGTGGGTTGCTTTAGCTGATTTAGCAAGAATCCCCAGTGTGGGTACGCAATATTGCGGTTTATTGCTGCATACAGGCATAATTTCCACGGGACAGTTAGCAGAAATGCCGATTCATCGCTTGCAAAGACAAATTATGCGTTTACAAGTTGCGACTATGCAGCGACGGGATTTATGTCCCCCGGTGGAGTTAATTCAACGGTGGAGTCAGGAAGCAAAGGTAATTGGGGGATAG